The following DNA comes from Agromyces mangrovi.
GGATTCTGGGCCACCGGGGCGGCGATCTACGTGGGGTGGAACCTCACGACGCTCCTCGGCGCGCTCATCGGCGACGCGCTCGGCGACACGTCGGCCTGGGGGTTGGACGCGGCCGCGGCCGCCGCCTTCCTGGGGTTGCTCTGGCCGCGACTGAAGTCGGTGCAGGCGGGCGCCGTCGCGGCCGCGGCGGCCGTCGTCGCCGCGCTGACGACGCCCGTGCTCGCGCCGGGCCTGCCGGTGCTCGTCGCGGCCGTGGTCGCGGTCGTCGTCGGCTGGTGGAACCTGTTCGGTCGCCGCCGTGTGCCGGAGGTGCCCGCATGACGCTGTGGCACACGGTGCTGATCGCCTCGGTCGCCTGCGCAGCGCTCAAGTTCGCCGGCTACCTCGTGCCCGCGGGGTTCCTCGAGCGCGAGCGCCCCGCACGCATTGCCGACCTCCTCACGATCGCGCTGCTCGCCGCGCTCATCGCCGTGCAGACGCTCGGCGCCGGGCAGGCGCTCGTGGTCGACGCGCGCATCCCCGCGCTCA
Coding sequences within:
- a CDS encoding AzlD domain-containing protein, translating into MTLWHTVLIASVACAALKFAGYLVPAGFLERERPARIADLLTIALLAALIAVQTLGAGQALVVDARIPALIVAAALYAVRVPFVLVVAAAAAVAAGIRAVT